CGTCGTGCTCGTGGAGACGGTTCGCGAGCCAGTGCACGCCGTTGGCTGGGTGGCCAAGCACGCCGCCGCCGAGGCCGGTTTCCTCGATCTCCTGGTTCTTATACAGCAGGCCGCCGAGCCACCGCAGGTCATGCTCGTCCGGACGGACCGGGCGTCCGCCGACCACCATGACGCCCATCGCGGCGTTGTCTGCGATGGTGTCCACGATGGTGCGACCTTCCATCTCGACGCGGGCATCCAGGATCTCCAGGGCCGGGACAACGTATTCGGTTGCGCGCAGGACATCGAAGATGTCAGCGTCTGGGCCGCTCACGTCGTCTTTGAGTTTGAACGCGAGTTCCATCTCAACGCGCGGCTTGGTGTAGATGTCCCACTCAAGCGTGGTCCCGGATTCCAGCACCATGTCTTTGAAGATCACGCCGTAATCCGGTTCGGAGATGCCGGTCGCGTACTGCATCGCCTTGGAGGTCAGTCCAATCTTGTGGCCTGCCACAACGCGGCCTTTTTCTTCGCCGCGTTCACGCCAGATGCGCTGGATCGCGTAGGAGTCAGCGATTTCCATATCTGGGTAGCGCTTGGTGAGCAGCGGAACGGGAACTTTGGTTTCGCCGGCGGTGACGAGTTCGTCAGCGATTTTCACGCGGGTGCTTTGATCCAGCATGTGTTCGCTCCTTAGTTCAGCTCGTTTTCGCGGTTTGCGAGGTATTCCTCGAACTTGACCTTCCATTCACCGGTTGGCGGGAAGAGGCCTTCGATCGGGTTGCCTTCCTTGACGCGTGCCATGACCCATTCGTCCTGAACTTCGGTCTTGAACGCGTGATCGGCTACCTGCTCCACGACTGCTGGTGGGATCACGACGATGCCGTTGGAGTCAGCGACGATGATGTCGCCCGGCTGCACTGCGGCACCGCCGCATGCGACGGTTTCGTCCATGGTCCATGGGACGTGCTTGCGGCCCAGCACAGATGGGTGCGCGCCGTTGTGGAAGGTCGGGATGTCGGCCTCCACAACCTCGGAGAGGTCGCGGACCGCACCGTCAGTCACGATGCCTACCGCGCCGAGAAGCTTGGCGCGAGTTGCGAGGATGTCACCCAGGGTTGCGGCACCTTGTTCGCCGCGGCCCTCGATGACGAGGATCTCGCCTTCCTTGAGGTCGTCGAACATCTGCTTCTGGGTGTTGTAGCCGCCACCGTGCTGCTTGAACAGGTCTTGGCGTAGCGGGATCATGCGCAGGGTGCGTGCACGGCCTACGATCTTCTGGGTTCCGTGGGTGGCGGTGAGGCCCGCGATGGTGCACGCCTCGATACCTGCCGCCTTGACCGAGGAGGAGAGGGTTGCGGTCGCGGATGCCATGAGCTTGGCGCGGACCTCATCGGTGAGCGGGTCAGCGCCGGTTGCAGCATCGGCGTCGGTTGTAGCGTCAGCGTCTGCGAGGCCTGCGGCTTGAGCGTCGCCCCATGCGTCGATGCGGTCAGCGTCAGTGACCTTGGTCGGGTTGCCGAAGTCCTTGAAGCCTTCAGTGCCCTGGACCGCGGTGGTGCGCAATTCGCCAGTGGACTGCTCGCCGGCCTGAACTTCAACGGTCACGACGTCTTCCGGCTTGAAAACCGAGGAGCCGGCTGGGGTTCCGGTGAGGATCACATCGCCTGGCTTGAGCGTCATCTGCTGGGACAAGTCAGCCACGATCTGACCGAACGAGAACAGCAGCTCCTGCGTGGTGGCGTCCTGGACGGTTTCACCGTTGAGCTTGGTGATCACGCGCAGGTGCATCGGGTCAAGGTTCTCGGCAGGGATCATGACCGGGCCGAGTGGCGTGTAGCCGTCGCCGGACTTGGAGCGGACGTTGGAGCCCTTGTCGGCGTACTTGATGTCCTGAATACCGATGTCATTGGAAGCGGTGATCCAGCCGACGTGCGCCCAGCCTTCGTTAGGGGTGATGCGGCGGGCTTCCTTGCCGATTACGAGCGCGATCTCGCCTTCGAACTGCAGCAGTTCGGTATCCGCTGGGCGTTCCACGGTCTCCCCAGTCAAGGCGAGCGAGGAGGTCGCCTTCATGAAGTAGGAAGGGTACTTAGGGGTACGGCCGCGCTGTTCGGCGCGGGACGAATATGCCAGGTGAACGGCGATGACCTTGCCGATATTGTCCAGAACGTCCTGGGTTACTTCGATGGGCTGGTTAGTTGTGCTGAACACTGACACTCCTACTGACATTCTTGGTAGATGCGCCCCTGATGAATGCGCCGGTCGTATTCATCATCGTATACGTTTTGAGTGCTCTCGTATACGATCCGTATATGACCTCCGCACAGCAGCATCCGCGCCAGGCCCGGGCCACATCGAAGTCACAGGCCGCCTACGATGCCGTGCGTGAACGCATCCTGGACCGCACGTATGAACCGGGCTATCGCCTGGTTCTGCAGACCATCGCTGATGAGTTGAAGTGCTCCGTGGTGCCGGTGCGTGAGGCGATCCGCCGGCTTGAAGCCGAAGGCCTCGTGGTGTTCACCCAGAATAAAGGGGCCACTGTCGCGGAGGTGGATGCGGAGCTGTATCTGAACACGATGCAGACCCTCGCGATCCTAGAGGGCTCCGCCACCGCGCTGGCCGCGGAGCATATTTCAGCCGCCGATGTGCAGGCCGCCCGGGACTTGAACGAACAGATACGTGCGTTGCTGGCCGATTTTGATCCGGCAGAGTTCACGCGCTTGAACGCTGAATTGCATGCGCTGCTGTATTCGGATTGCCCCAACACTCACCTACTGGATTTGGTGCATCGCGGTTGGACGCGCATGGACGCGATCAGGGTTTCCAGTTTCGATGCGATCCCGGCCCGCGCCCAGGATTCCGTGAAAGAGCATGCCGAGTTGATCGAGGCGATCGCCGCCAAGAAGCCAGCCCACCAGATCGAGGCGCTAGCCCGCGCCCACCGCATGCACACGCTCAACGCGTACCTTCACGCCATGGGCCAGCCACCCTCCTCGCTTTAAGCTCCGCGCGGAGTCAGCCCGCGTCGTCATTTAAACCCTTTTCACGCCTCCACGGATCGTATACGATTGCAAATATGTGGGGCATCACCCCACCAACAAACCGGCCCGCGCGGCCGCACCGGCATCAAAGCCAGCGCCACGTCGCGCAGCCAACAGGCCGCACCGGACCACTACCGGATTGAGGAGCTTCATACATATGGCACAGCAAGCAGTCCCGGAGAACCTTCCAGATCAGATCCGCCACTACATCGGCGGCAAGTGGGTTGACTCGATCGACGGCGACACCTTCGACGTCCTCAACCCAGTCACCAACGAGGCCTACATTAAGGCGTCTTCCGGCAAGGTCGCAGACATCGATGCTGCGGTTGCCGCCGCGAAGGACGCTTTCGAAAACGGCCCGTGGCCAACCATGCTCCCGCGTCAGCGTTCCCGCATTCTGCACAAGATCGCCGATGTTGTGGAGACCCGCGCGGACGAGCTCGCAGCGATGGAGTGCTTCGACACCGGCCTGCCGATCTCCCAGGCGCGCGGCCAGGCGCACCGTGCAGCTGAGAACTTCCGTTTCTTCGCTGACCTGATCGTGGCTCAGCATGATGACACGTTCAAGGTTCCAGGCCGTCAGATCAACTACGTCAACCGCAAGCCGATCGGTGTTGCAGGCCTGATTACGCCGTGGAACACCCCGTTCATGCTCGAATCCTGGAAGCTCGCGCCAGCGATCGCAACCGGTAACACCGTGGTGCTGAAGCCGGCAGAGTTCACGCCGCTGTCCGCATCGCTGTGGCCAGGCATCTTCGAAGAGGCCGGCCTGCCAGCTGGCGTGTTCAACATGGTCCACGGCTACGGCGAAGAGGGCTTCGCGGGTGATTCGCTCGTCAAGCACCCAGACGTTCCGCTGATCTCCTTCACCGGTGAGTCCAAGACCGGCCAGATCATCTTCGGCAACGCCGCACCGTTCCTCAAGGGCCTTTCGATGGAGCTCGGCGGCAAGTCCCCAGCCGTCGTGTTCGAGGACGCGGACCTCGAGACCGCGATCGACGCGACCATCTTCGGCGTGTTCTCCCTCAACGGCGAGCGCTGCACCGCAGGTTCCCGCATCCTGGTTCAGCGCAGCATCTATGACGAGTTCGTGGAGCGTTACGCTGCGCAGGCTAAGCGCGTCAAGGTTGGCCTGCCGTCGGATGAGACCACCGAGGTCGGCGCGATTGTGCACCCTGAGCACTTCGAGAAGGTCATGTCCTACGTCGAAATCGGTAAGGAAGAGGCCCGCCTCGTTGCTGGTGGCGGCCGCCCTGACGAGTTCCCTGAGGGCAACTTTGTTCAGCCAACCGTTTTCGCTGACGTCTCCCCTGAGGCCCGCATCTTCCAGGAAGAGATCTTCGGCCCAGTTGTTGCGATCACTCCGTTCGACACGGAAGAGGAAGCGCTCGAGCTCGCTAACAACACCAAGTACGGCCTCGCCGCATACATTTGGACCAACGATCTGAAGCGTGCCCACAACTTCGCTCAGAACGTTGAGGCCGGCATGGTGTGGCTGAACTCGAACAACGTTCGTGACCTGCGCACCCCATTCGGTGGCGTCAAGGCCTCGGGCCTCGGCCACGAAGGCGGCTACCGCTCGATCGACTTCTACACCGATCAGCAGGCCGTCCACATCAACCTCGGCAAGGTGCACAACCCGGTTTTCGGTAAGCAGGAAAACTAACCCCTACTCCGGCTGGTGACCTCGCGGAACGTCGCCGCGGGGCGCCACCTCAACCTCAGGAGAACAAACATGAGCAACCTGGAGAACCGCCAGAAAACCTCATCCGGCTTCTATGTAGGCCAAGAGGGTCCAGTCAAGACTGACAACCCGATTCCAACCCCACAGGCCGAGGCGCCAGATGTGCTTCGTTGCGCCTACATGGAAATCGTGGTGACGGACCTTGCTAAGTCCCGCGAGTTCTACGTGGACGTCCTGGGCCTCGTTGTCACGGAAGAAGACGAGAACACCATCTACCTGCGGTCGATGGAAGAGTTCATCCACCACAACCTGGTGCTGCGCAAGGGCGATGTAGCGGCTGTCGCTGCGTTCTCTTACCGTGTGCGCTCCCCAGAAGAGCTCGACAAGGCAGAGGCTTTCTACAAGGAGCTCGGCTGCCGTGTTGAGCGTAAGAAGGACGGATTCGTCAAGGGCATTGGCGATTCGGTCCGCGTTGAGGACCCGCTCGGCTTCCCGTACGAGTTCTTCTACGACGTCGAACACGTTGAGCGGCTCGCATGGCGTTATGACCTCTACACCCCAGGCGCCTTGGTGCGTCTGGACCACTTCAACCAGGTCACCCCGGATGTCCCACGCGCCGCGAAGTACATGCAGGACCTCGGCTTCCGCGTCACCGAAGACATTCAGGACGACAAGGGCACCGTCTACGCAGCGTGGATGCGCCGCAAGCCAACCGTGCACGACACCGCGATGACCGGTGGCGACGGCCCACGCATGCACCACGTCGCGTTCTCGACCCACGAGAAGCACAACATCCTCGCGATCTGTGACAAGCTCGGTGCGCTGCGTATGTCGGATGCGATTGAGCGCGGCCCGGGCCGCCACGGCGTCTCCAACGCGTTCTACCTGTACCTGCGTGACCCAGACGGCCACCGCGTCGAGATCTACACCCAGGACTACTACACCGGCGACCCAGACAACCCGGTCGTTACCTGGGACGTGCACGATAACCAGCGTCGCGACTGGTGGGGCACCCCAGTTGTGCCGTCCTGGTACACCGACGCCTCGCTCGTGCTCGACCTCGACGGCAACCCACAGGAAGTGGTTGCACGCTCCGACGAATCCGAAATGAACGTGACTATCGGCGCTGACGGGTTCTCCTACACCCGCAGCGACGAAGACGGAGAAATGCCGGAGTGGAAGCAGGGCGAATACAAGCTCGGAAACCAGCTCTAGACATGGCTTATAGCCAGTAAAACACCGGTTTCTAACCGGCTCAACACCGGCTAGAAACTACTGAATCGCCCCCGCGGCGCCTGCATCTAGGCAGGCACCGCGGGGGCGATTTTTGTTGTCTTATGCCATGCATCGTCCGCAGGCCCGCCCGCTCATAATCCCCGGAGAGGTGCGCGAACCGCTACCCAGAGGGGCTCCAACTCCGAGCCCCACGCCAAACTCCTGACAAAATCAACCATTGACAATCTCAACTAAATGCCTTTCCATAGTTTTGTGACGTCTGCCACATCCCGGCCGTCCTGAGGACTCCTCCGGGAGCGCCTCGCCTGAACATCCCCGTCCCGAGCATCCCCATCCCGAACTTCCTTTGGAGTAGCCTCATGAACATCGG
The Pseudoglutamicibacter albus DNA segment above includes these coding regions:
- a CDS encoding 2-keto-4-pentenoate hydratase is translated as MLDQSTRVKIADELVTAGETKVPVPLLTKRYPDMEIADSYAIQRIWRERGEEKGRVVAGHKIGLTSKAMQYATGISEPDYGVIFKDMVLESGTTLEWDIYTKPRVEMELAFKLKDDVSGPDADIFDVLRATEYVVPALEILDARVEMEGRTIVDTIADNAAMGVMVVGGRPVRPDEHDLRWLGGLLYKNQEIEETGLGGGVLGHPANGVHWLANRLHEHDEVLRAGQIILAGSFTRPMWVDKGDTVMADYGPLGVVTCQFV
- a CDS encoding fumarylacetoacetate hydrolase family protein, whose translation is MFSTTNQPIEVTQDVLDNIGKVIAVHLAYSSRAEQRGRTPKYPSYFMKATSSLALTGETVERPADTELLQFEGEIALVIGKEARRITPNEGWAHVGWITASNDIGIQDIKYADKGSNVRSKSGDGYTPLGPVMIPAENLDPMHLRVITKLNGETVQDATTQELLFSFGQIVADLSQQMTLKPGDVILTGTPAGSSVFKPEDVVTVEVQAGEQSTGELRTTAVQGTEGFKDFGNPTKVTDADRIDAWGDAQAAGLADADATTDADAATGADPLTDEVRAKLMASATATLSSSVKAAGIEACTIAGLTATHGTQKIVGRARTLRMIPLRQDLFKQHGGGYNTQKQMFDDLKEGEILVIEGRGEQGAATLGDILATRAKLLGAVGIVTDGAVRDLSEVVEADIPTFHNGAHPSVLGRKHVPWTMDETVACGGAAVQPGDIIVADSNGIVVIPPAVVEQVADHAFKTEVQDEWVMARVKEGNPIEGLFPPTGEWKVKFEEYLANRENELN
- a CDS encoding GntR family transcriptional regulator produces the protein MTSAQQHPRQARATSKSQAAYDAVRERILDRTYEPGYRLVLQTIADELKCSVVPVREAIRRLEAEGLVVFTQNKGATVAEVDAELYLNTMQTLAILEGSATALAAEHISAADVQAARDLNEQIRALLADFDPAEFTRLNAELHALLYSDCPNTHLLDLVHRGWTRMDAIRVSSFDAIPARAQDSVKEHAELIEAIAAKKPAHQIEALARAHRMHTLNAYLHAMGQPPSSL
- the hpaE gene encoding 5-carboxymethyl-2-hydroxymuconate semialdehyde dehydrogenase yields the protein MAQQAVPENLPDQIRHYIGGKWVDSIDGDTFDVLNPVTNEAYIKASSGKVADIDAAVAAAKDAFENGPWPTMLPRQRSRILHKIADVVETRADELAAMECFDTGLPISQARGQAHRAAENFRFFADLIVAQHDDTFKVPGRQINYVNRKPIGVAGLITPWNTPFMLESWKLAPAIATGNTVVLKPAEFTPLSASLWPGIFEEAGLPAGVFNMVHGYGEEGFAGDSLVKHPDVPLISFTGESKTGQIIFGNAAPFLKGLSMELGGKSPAVVFEDADLETAIDATIFGVFSLNGERCTAGSRILVQRSIYDEFVERYAAQAKRVKVGLPSDETTEVGAIVHPEHFEKVMSYVEIGKEEARLVAGGGRPDEFPEGNFVQPTVFADVSPEARIFQEEIFGPVVAITPFDTEEEALELANNTKYGLAAYIWTNDLKRAHNFAQNVEAGMVWLNSNNVRDLRTPFGGVKASGLGHEGGYRSIDFYTDQQAVHINLGKVHNPVFGKQEN
- the hpaD gene encoding 3,4-dihydroxyphenylacetate 2,3-dioxygenase, yielding MSNLENRQKTSSGFYVGQEGPVKTDNPIPTPQAEAPDVLRCAYMEIVVTDLAKSREFYVDVLGLVVTEEDENTIYLRSMEEFIHHNLVLRKGDVAAVAAFSYRVRSPEELDKAEAFYKELGCRVERKKDGFVKGIGDSVRVEDPLGFPYEFFYDVEHVERLAWRYDLYTPGALVRLDHFNQVTPDVPRAAKYMQDLGFRVTEDIQDDKGTVYAAWMRRKPTVHDTAMTGGDGPRMHHVAFSTHEKHNILAICDKLGALRMSDAIERGPGRHGVSNAFYLYLRDPDGHRVEIYTQDYYTGDPDNPVVTWDVHDNQRRDWWGTPVVPSWYTDASLVLDLDGNPQEVVARSDESEMNVTIGADGFSYTRSDEDGEMPEWKQGEYKLGNQL